From one Lycium barbarum isolate Lr01 chromosome 6, ASM1917538v2, whole genome shotgun sequence genomic stretch:
- the LOC132645531 gene encoding heavy metal-associated isoprenylated plant protein 39 isoform X1, whose translation MKKFILNLEVHDVRDKRKALKTVSALPGIDEISMDMKAKKLTIIGTVDPVSVVSKLRKFWPAHIILVGPAKEPEKKEEPKKEEGKKEEAKKEGEGKKEDAPKEGEGKKEEGKKEEGKKDENKKDEPKKDEKKAEPQPMPMHMPIPFPQHQPYQPVVGMVPPYRPYYPPPPPHMQAMPYRPYHPPPVQTYYHHSMEENPNSCVIC comes from the exons ATGAAG AAATTTATCTTGAACTTGGAGGTACATGATGTAAGAGACAAGCGCAAGGCCTTGAAGACGGTGTCTGCTCTTCCAG GAATTGATGAAATTTCAATGGATATGAAAGCGAAGAAATTAACCATCATTGGGACAGTTGATCCAGTAAGCGTAGTGAGCAAACTACGGAAATTTTGGCCAGCGCACATAATCTTAGTAGGACCGGCCAAAGAGCCAGAGAAGAAAGAGGAACCGAAGAAAGAAGAAGGCAAGAAGGAAGAGGCTAAGAAGGAGGGCGAGGGAAAGAAAGAAGATGCTCCCAAGGAGGGCGAGGGCAAAAAAGAGGAGGGTAaaaaggaagaaggtaagaaggACGAAAATAAGAAAGACGAGCCCAAAAAGGATGAGAAGAAGGCAGAACCACAGCCAATGCCGATGCATATGCCAATACCGTTCCCACAACATCAACCTTATCAACCTGTGGTTGGCATGGTACCACCCTATCGGCCATAttatcctcctcctcctcctcataTGCAGGCTATGCCCTACAGGCCATATCATCCTCCTCCGGTGCAAACATACTATCACCACAGCATGGAAGAGAATCCTAATTCATGTGTTATCTGTTAA
- the LOC132645531 gene encoding heavy metal-associated isoprenylated plant protein 39 isoform X2: MQKFILNLEVHDVRDKRKALKTVSALPGIDEISMDMKAKKLTIIGTVDPVSVVSKLRKFWPAHIILVGPAKEPEKKEEPKKEEGKKEEAKKEGEGKKEDAPKEGEGKKEEGKKEEGKKDENKKDEPKKDEKKAEPQPMPMHMPIPFPQHQPYQPVVGMVPPYRPYYPPPPPHMQAMPYRPYHPPPVQTYYHHSMEENPNSCVIC; encoded by the exons ATGCAGAAATTTATCTTGAACTTGGAGGTACATGATGTAAGAGACAAGCGCAAGGCCTTGAAGACGGTGTCTGCTCTTCCAG GAATTGATGAAATTTCAATGGATATGAAAGCGAAGAAATTAACCATCATTGGGACAGTTGATCCAGTAAGCGTAGTGAGCAAACTACGGAAATTTTGGCCAGCGCACATAATCTTAGTAGGACCGGCCAAAGAGCCAGAGAAGAAAGAGGAACCGAAGAAAGAAGAAGGCAAGAAGGAAGAGGCTAAGAAGGAGGGCGAGGGAAAGAAAGAAGATGCTCCCAAGGAGGGCGAGGGCAAAAAAGAGGAGGGTAaaaaggaagaaggtaagaaggACGAAAATAAGAAAGACGAGCCCAAAAAGGATGAGAAGAAGGCAGAACCACAGCCAATGCCGATGCATATGCCAATACCGTTCCCACAACATCAACCTTATCAACCTGTGGTTGGCATGGTACCACCCTATCGGCCATAttatcctcctcctcctcctcataTGCAGGCTATGCCCTACAGGCCATATCATCCTCCTCCGGTGCAAACATACTATCACCACAGCATGGAAGAGAATCCTAATTCATGTGTTATCTGTTAA